A region of the Arenibacter antarcticus genome:
AGACTACCCATAAAAACCATGGGGAACGCCATTCGTTGACGTAATAGTTTATACCTGCTACAAGGGCAATAGTAAAAAGTGAAGAAAACAAACTGTTATAAAACTTCTTTATTTCCACCACTCTTGCCTTGGCCCTAAAGTATTTACTTTCTTTTTCTGAATGATCCATGCTAATAGTTTTTGTTAGAACAAATTTCGATGGA
Encoded here:
- a CDS encoding 2TM domain-containing protein, encoding MDHSEKESKYFRAKARVVEIKKFYNSLFSSLFTIALVAGINYYVNEWRSPWFLWVVFGLGISLVFKGFKIFGYNALFGKNWEQRKIKEFLEQEDQREHWK